The following are from one region of the Gemmatimonadota bacterium genome:
- a CDS encoding M23 family metallopeptidase → MPRLSTIICILLSLTITAHAENYHWPMDAPPALTSTFGEYRGGRLHAAIDLKTYGKEGYPVTAIADGYVWRVRTSPWGYGRVVYVQLDNGLFALWAHLSGFSKRIEKYVQQEQDRRGTYSVNLYFRPDQIPVKRGEVLGYSGSTGIGVPHLHFELRDAKHRPINPLLHGFDIKDTIPPTIQAIGLVPLNANARVKSGHKPVSHRLAYRTKEKIFTHPDTVTVWGPIGIGLKAFDRANDSQLTNRLAPYRMRLLINGEEIFQKTCGLFGYDVTRHGELAYDFYMSRRGLGRFHSLYRKPGNRLPFYGDYKVGAGVLFAGTKTNGAGHELSPGVHRLQIIAEDVKGNRAKAAVFLRVQNTNRKFPSKNSPQHTPKITSEISYFPTFAVIRISANRTLSEMPTVRAQLSKQWTRTLAVQQTSSQTYQVIIPFDEKHADDIDLQIETNGQTQKLRIIQQTVTPDGGEMRSDDRLVRVRFEKEGVYETLFGRIESESQIKDKRMVGIAFRIMPGDVAFKGAEIAFIYPPDHPNIDKLGIYKWNGRKSWTFVDKGRDSKTGTITGNVRNFGVFALLADTVPPRIASITPANGTVLTQRQPRVAASIWDTSSGIWREEDMVIRIDGQALIVEYDPEENRIFAKPRTPLTPGSHKLEIIVRDICGNESRRTTTFRTK, encoded by the coding sequence CATCGACCTTTGGTGAATACCGGGGGGGGCGATTGCATGCGGCCATTGACCTGAAAACCTATGGCAAAGAAGGGTATCCCGTAACAGCGATTGCCGATGGGTACGTCTGGCGGGTCCGCACATCGCCCTGGGGATACGGGCGAGTGGTATATGTACAACTCGACAACGGCCTGTTCGCGCTCTGGGCGCACTTATCGGGATTTTCCAAACGCATCGAAAAATACGTCCAGCAAGAACAAGATCGCCGCGGAACATACAGCGTAAACCTGTATTTTCGCCCCGATCAAATCCCCGTCAAACGCGGAGAAGTGCTGGGCTATTCGGGCAGCACGGGCATTGGCGTACCGCATCTGCACTTCGAATTGCGCGACGCGAAACACCGCCCCATCAATCCCCTGCTCCATGGATTTGATATCAAAGACACCATACCCCCAACCATACAGGCGATCGGCCTCGTACCCTTAAACGCAAATGCACGGGTCAAAAGCGGACACAAGCCAGTGTCACATCGCCTCGCCTATCGAACAAAAGAAAAAATCTTCACACATCCCGATACCGTAACCGTCTGGGGTCCCATCGGCATTGGCCTGAAAGCGTTTGACCGCGCGAATGACTCGCAACTAACAAATCGATTGGCCCCTTATCGCATGCGACTTCTAATAAATGGCGAAGAGATATTTCAAAAAACCTGTGGGCTATTTGGATACGACGTAACGCGCCACGGAGAACTCGCCTATGACTTTTACATGAGCCGTCGCGGCCTGGGGCGATTTCACAGCCTGTATCGCAAACCCGGCAATCGCCTGCCTTTCTACGGCGATTACAAAGTGGGAGCAGGCGTATTATTTGCAGGGACAAAAACCAACGGTGCGGGACATGAACTCTCGCCGGGCGTACACCGCCTGCAGATCATTGCCGAAGACGTAAAGGGAAATCGCGCAAAAGCAGCCGTATTTTTGCGGGTGCAGAACACAAATAGAAAATTTCCCTCAAAAAATTCACCACAACACACCCCAAAAATAACCAGCGAAATATCGTATTTCCCCACCTTTGCAGTTATCCGCATCTCAGCCAATCGGACCCTGTCAGAAATGCCAACCGTCCGAGCACAACTTTCCAAACAATGGACGCGAACCCTCGCAGTTCAACAGACGAGTTCGCAAACATATCAGGTTATCATTCCATTTGATGAAAAGCACGCCGACGACATAGACCTGCAAATTGAAACAAACGGACAAACCCAAAAATTGCGAATCATCCAGCAAACCGTCACACCAGATGGCGGAGAAATGCGCTCGGATGACAGATTGGTGCGGGTGCGATTTGAGAAAGAAGGCGTTTACGAAACCCTATTTGGACGCATAGAGTCCGAAAGCCAGATAAAGGACAAACGCATGGTGGGAATCGCATTCCGGATAATGCCCGGAGACGTGGCATTCAAAGGAGCAGAAATCGCGTTTATCTACCCTCCAGATCATCCCAATATAGACAAACTCGGCATCTACAAATGGAATGGAAGAAAAAGCTGGACTTTTGTCGATAAGGGACGCGATTCAAAGACAGGTACTATAACGGGAAATGTGCGAAACTTTGGTGTATTTGCATTGCTCGCCGACACTGTGCCCCCCAGAATTGCCAGCATAACCCCCGCCAACGGCACAGTACTCACACAGCGCCAACCCAGAGTTGCAGCCTCTATATGGGATACATCTTCGGGTATCTGGCGAGAGGAAGATATGGTGATACGCATCGATGGACAAGCTCTCATTGTGGAATACGACCCGGAAGAAAATCGCATCTTTGCCAAACCGCGAACCCCCCTGACGCCCGGATCGCACAAACTGGAAATTATCGTGCGCGACATCTGTGGCAATGAATCGCGGCGCACCACGACATTCAGGACCAAATAG
- a CDS encoding rhomboid family intramembrane serine protease — translation MIPLKDEHPSGSVPVLVIGILLTNVGIFVYAWLLGDIGFHVFTARYGAIPFEIMHGVNAISPTPIPLYLTLLSSMFMHGGILHLGGNMLYLWIFGNNIEAALGRARFLFFYLFCGIIATLSHVISEPESTIPMVGASGAIAGILGGYLAAFPGTRILVLVFYFILRVPALIVLGGWFVIQLLNASSASGTSDVAWFAHIAGFVVGYVLMRQWKNKIPAKRVYEQWEY, via the coding sequence ATGATCCCCCTCAAAGACGAACACCCTTCGGGAAGCGTGCCCGTATTGGTGATCGGCATATTGCTGACCAATGTGGGCATCTTCGTGTACGCCTGGTTATTGGGCGACATCGGATTTCATGTATTTACCGCGCGATATGGGGCGATCCCCTTTGAAATCATGCACGGTGTTAACGCAATCTCTCCCACGCCCATCCCGCTATATCTCACGCTATTATCGTCGATGTTTATGCACGGCGGCATATTACATCTGGGCGGCAACATGCTGTATCTGTGGATATTTGGGAACAATATAGAAGCCGCGCTGGGACGTGCGCGATTCTTGTTCTTCTATTTATTTTGCGGGATAATAGCAACACTATCACATGTGATTTCCGAACCGGAATCCACCATACCAATGGTGGGTGCCAGTGGCGCAATAGCGGGAATATTGGGAGGCTATCTGGCGGCATTTCCCGGCACGCGAATACTGGTACTCGTATTTTATTTCATCCTTCGCGTACCGGCACTAATCGTACTCGGTGGATGGTTTGTCATTCAGTTGCTCAACGCCTCAAGTGCCAGCGGCACAAGTGACGTCGCGTGGTTCGCCCACATTGCCGGATTTGTCGTAGGCTATGTGCTCATGCGACAATGGAAAAACAAAATCCCGGCCAAAAGAGTATATGAACAGTGGGAGTATTGA